In the Patescibacteria group bacterium genome, GTGGTGGCCAAAGGCAAATTGGCGCCGCCCTTGGGGCTGCTTGAATCCAGAAAAACAACCAAACTGCCCTCCGCCGAAGTCAAACCAACATCCAGCCCGGTTTCCTCATACCCGGCTTCTGTCAAATCGCTCAAATCGTCTTCCTCCACAATGTTAATGTCGTCCCACTTAAAGCCGAGCTTGATAAAATCCGCAGCTGTTTTAATCGGCGTTTTAAGTTTTTCTTTTATGTAATAAACCGCCGAGCTCGCCTTTGTCTTTACCAATTCGTAATCGGTTAATTTGTAAATGATTAATTTCGCCTCCGCATAAGTTGAAGAAGCGTATTGCTCTAAATCGGTTTTGTTTAAATTCACGATGTCTCCCCAATTAAAACCCAAATTAATAAAATCCCTGGCGGATTCAATCAGGGTTTTTTTCCCATTTTTTATATAATAAACGGCCGGACTGTCTTTTTCTTTGGCTAATTGCATTTCCGGCCATTTATCCAACTCGGCTTGGCTCACTATTTTTACATCTTCCCACTTATTGCCATAAGCTAAAAAGGCCGCTTCATTAACATAGGCTTTTTTAAGCCCGCGAACATGGTCTAAATAGTAAACTGCCGGGTTATCAGCTGTCCTTACTTGCCTGAAATTAGCGTCAAGGCCGAAAGCCGCCTCAACTTTCTTAGCCCCGAATATGACTAAGCTTAGGGAGAGGATGAAGAATAATAAAATTAATTTTTTTCTTGATTCCATATGTTTTGAGTGATAAAATTTGTTTCATTATTTTTATTATAATAGCATATTTCGTAAAAAAAATCAAAAAAATTCTTTTGCCCCCCCCTCCTCCTGCGTTCTGTTGTTTAAATTTTAAAAATTTCCTCAAAATAAAAAAGCACCCGATAATTTCGAGTGCTTAATCGCGGGTAATCCAGAGAGGTTTTTCGCCTTTGGTAATTTTGAGGACATTGCCGAAACTAATCCTCGCCCTGCCCCCGATGTGAATAAACTCCGGATCATAGGGCACAACTTTTACCTCGCCAGAAGTGATTTCAAAAACGTATATTTCTCCTTCATTATCAAAAGCGATCCATCTGCCATCTGGCGACCAGGCGGAATTATTACCAGCAACTCTAAGCCAGGTTACTCTTCCGAATGGCAGGGTTGTCCCACGCAATTCCAATACTCCTATTCTTTCTTTCTTCGCCCTGTCAACTGCCGAAAAAGTAATTCTGTTGCCATCTGGCGACCAGGCCTGGGGGGTTAAACGGATGGCATTCATGTCTGAATAAACAGACTCTTTATTACTCCACAAGTCTTTCACGACAATACAGCCCGCCCCTTTGACTTTGGAGTGCGGAAAGACATGGAGATCGTATTTAATATAGGCAATCTTTGTTCCGTCCGGGGATACCGTCGGGCTCACGAAATTAAAAAAATTTCTTGTGTGTCTTCGGGTCGCTTTTTCCCTCCAATCATCATTGTATTCCTCGCGGGTGGGTATTTTAAAGTCAGATCTTGCTGATACCTTCGGCATAAAATTCAAGAAGCTGATTTGCCAGATTAGCTTTTCGTATAAACGTATTTTTGTGGCTAAAATTGCCTCGGGGGATAACCAAACAACATCCTCATAACCGCCATATCCATCGGTTGTTTCAGTCAACCGAGTTGTTCCGCCGCCAAAATTGGTCAAATAAATCTCCTGGTTGTCTCCCAGAAAAGCGACAAAAACCGCTTTTTTTCTGTCCAAAGAGATGTCATAAGATTTTATTTTATCTTCGGTTTTTACTAATTCAACCTTCTTTTCGCTTTGAAGATCCAAAAGGCAGATTCCATAGCTATCTTTTACTTGAGAAATAAAAACAATTCTACCCTCTGGCGTTGCAAAAAAATTCCCAAATGGCGAGAACCGTTTTTCCGAACCCTGAATAAAATTTTTCCAACCAGCCCATTCTTGCTTTTGCCTTAAAAACGCTTCTTCGCCCGTTTCATAAGCGGGGTAAATTATATTAATACCCCTATCTGCCTGGGAGCACACAAATTCACAACCTTTGGCCAAAAAAAAGAGAAACATAAAAAATAACAAAAGAATAAAAAATAAAGATACTAATGTTCCCCCGAAAGGCAACGGCAAAGACAACGGCATAGGGGTAAAAATTCCTCCACCGCCTCCGCCGCCGCTTTTGTATTTTGGCTCTTCGCCGTATTTAAGGTCTTTCCAGGCATTATCTCTTGCTTCTTGTTTCGTCTTTCCCCAGCCCTTTCCAATTCTACCCGTTTTTGTATCCTCAATCTCAAAAGAGTAAAGAGATGGCGGGGGCAAAGGAAAACTGTCAGAAAAACTTGTCGTTTCTTTCTCTTTGTACCTTCCCATCTTTCTCACCTCCTTGGGGCGTCCCATATTCTTTTTTAAAAGAACTCACTATATTAATTTTCGCTATAGTCTTATTATTGGAGAAAAGCTCTCCAACTATCTTTTACTCTTTTGGGGCAAAGAAGTCAAGGTTTCAAAACCAGAATGGGGGCACATTACTCCCCCATAAATATAACAAAAAAACGATTTTTTAAATTAAAACCGTGCCTAAAAATTAGGCACGGTTGTTTTAAATTTTCCCCCTTTACCCTCCAGCTTTATTTTTTTCTGCAAATTCTCCCGAATCTCCAACCAAGAGGTATTCCCCCTGATAAAAAACCGGATTTCTGCTTTTTTCCAAAGACCAGTGCCTTTGTTTCTCGTAATCCTTATCAATGATTCCGAAATGGTCTAGAAATCTGTTCAAATTCCCGGAAATTCTTATGCAACCCTTTGAATCTCGCTCCCCCAATCTCTGCTCCCCGAAATCCGGATCAGTAGCGTGTAATAAAAGGCGGATATCAATAAACATCTTCGCGCCATTAATAATTTTATAGCTTCTCTGCCAGCCGAAATCCCAAACCCGGCTCCCCTTTTCTCCCAGTCCGCGCCAGCCCTGTTCATTTTTTGTTCCCAACGCCCTATAGCTGGAATTTTTAACCGTGTTTTTGAAAATGCCGGTAGGCGTAAAAAAATAATCCCCTTTCCTTTGCGGATTTCCGGTTGAAATTTTCTCTCTACCGATCTCAACAATTTCTTTGCTGTCATAATCAAAAAAACAGACAAAAATCAACTGGCGCTCGGAATTCCTGTCCGCATACAGAAAATACTGGCTTTCCTTAATGTCGGCCGCCGCAAATCTTCTCAAAGCGTCCTGGATAATTTCATTCTGATAATCCGAATCAATCTCTGCCCTATTTCCGATTCTTTCGGCGAACTCTGTTTGGAGCATTAATATCTCTTCTTTTTTTAAAGAAAAATCTTGTCCAAAGAGTTCTTTTGGCAAGAACAACAAAAACAATAAGACAAAAATTCGCATTTTTCGCGTCTTGGGCATTGTTTTCCCCCTTGTTTAATTTTCAGGAAATTTAAATTGAATTTTTATTTTAACGAGCTCTACGCTTCCCGTGGAAAAACCAAAGGATTTTTTTATAAATACAACCTAAACCTTATCTTACTATTTTTGACAAAAAAAGGCAAAAAATATCCCTTGCCAACCCCGTGTTTTTTTGCTAAAATAATAATAGAATAACATGCCCTATTTTGGGGATATTTTTGATTGAAATATAACTTAAATTATTGGTTTGGAATTAAAAATTCCTAATTTTTAATAGCCAATAACAAACTGCATATTTTTTATGGCAAAAAACAATATCTTAAAGAAAAAAGAAACAAAATCCGCTTATGGCGCTGAACAAATAACGGTTTTGGAAGGCCTGGAGCCGGTGCGCAAAAGGCCGGGTATGTATATTGGCTCAACTTCCGCCACGGGATTGCATCATTTAATTTGGGAAGTTGTGGACAACGGCATTGACGAGGCCATGGCCGGCTTTGCCACGGAAATCGGCGTCACCTTGTTATCGGAAAGTATGGTAGAGATATCCGACAATGGCCGAGGCATTCCGGTAGATAAGCACAAAGCAACGGGATTGTCCGCCCTGGAAACCGTCCTGACCAAACTTCATGCCGGCGGAAAATTCGGCGAAAACGGCGGCTACAAGGTTTCCGGCGGCCTTCATGGGGTCGGCGTTTCTGTAGTTAACGCTTTGAGCGAATATTTGAAAGCCGAAGTCCATAGGGACGGAAAAATTTGGGTTCAGGAGTATAAACGGGGCAAACCTTTAAAAAAGGTAAAGCCCGCCGGCGCGAGCAAGAAAACCGGAACCATCATAACTTTTAAACCGGACACAACGATTTTTACAGAATTGGAATTTAATTGGGGCAAGGTTCTTGATCGCCTGCGCCAGCAAGCCTACCTGACCAAAGGCATTACCATCCGAGTTTCAGACCGCCGGTCAGGACATCGGGAAAAGGACTATAAATTCCATTTTGAAGGCGGAATTAAATCTTACATAAAGGCCTTGAATCGCGGCGAAACCGTAAAAAATGAAACAATTTTTTACGTGGAAAAAGAAATAAACAATTCAAAAGTTGAAGTCGCCCTGCAATACAACGACCAATTTAATGAAACAGTCATGTCTTTTGCCAATAATATAAACAATCCCGAAGGCGGAACCCACTTAGTCGGCTTCAGAACCGCTCTAACCAGAACCCTTAACTCTTACGCCCGCAACCATAATCTCCTCAAAGAAAAGGAAGAAAATTTAACCGGCGATGATGTCAGGGAGGGTTTAACCGCGATCGTGAGCGTAAAACTTACCGACCCGCAGTTTGAAGGCCAAACCAAGAGCAAATTAGGCAATGCGGAAATGAAAACTTATGTTGAGCAGGTTTTCGGCGACTCTTTTATGATTTTTTTGGAAGAGCACCCGAAAGAAGCCGAAGCTATAATCGGCAAATGCGTCCTGTCCGCGCAGGCCCGCATTGCCGCCCGCACGGCCCGCGCTTCAATCCTGCGAAAAGGAGCTTTGGACGGCATGACTCTGCCCGGAAAATTGTCTGACTGCTCAAGCCGCCATCCGGAAGAATGTGAACTGTATATCGTGGAGGGAGATTCGGCCGGAGGCTCTGCCAAACAAGGCCGGGACCGAAAATTTCAGGCGATTTTGCCGCTAAGGGGAAAAATTTTAAATGTGGAAAGAGCCCGGCTGGATAAAATGTTGGCCAATAATGAAATCAAAAATCTGGTAATCGCCTTAGGCACGAATATTGACGAGCAATTTGATTTGGCAAAATTGCGCTACCACCGGGTTATAATCATGACTGACGCCGACGTTGACGGCGCCCATATCAGGACTCTGCTTCTGACCCTTTTTTTCAGGCATTTTGCCCCCCTGGTCACCAACGGAAATCTCTACATCGCCCAACCTCCGCTTTACCAAGTTAAAAAAGGAACAGCGATAAAATACGCTTACAGCGACGAGGAAAAAGAAAGAATTGTAAAAGATCTTGGCGGAGAAGTGATAGAAGTTGAGGAAAAAGAGGCTGAAGAAAACGAAGAAGCCGAAAATATTGAAGAAAAAGAAGAGGTAAAGAAAAAAACCGCTAACCGGATTACTATCCAACGCTACAAAGGTTTGGGAGAAATGAACCCGGTTCAGCTTTGGGAAACAACAATGAATCCCGAGCAAAGGATCATAAAACAAGTAACCGTTGAAGACGCGGCCGCGGCTGATAAAATTTTTGATATGCTCATGGGCGACGATGTCGCCCCGCGCAAGCATTTTATCCAGACACACGCCAAGAAGGTGGAAAATCTTGATATTTAAATTATAAATTCTTGCTTTCCTAAGAATCGCAAAGATCTTAAGAATCCCAAGAATCTCATTTTATTATGTATAATATCTTACTCCTCCCCATCCTCTCCGGCCTGATTGCCCAAACTTTAAAATTTTTCTTTAAGGCTAACGGCGAAAAATTTAGCTTTAAAAATGTTTTCGCCTACGCCGGCATGCCCTCTGGCCATAGCGCCATTGTCGTTTCCCTGGCCACGATTATTCTCTTGGATTTAGGGCTTTCCTCTCCCCTTTTCGCTGTTAGTTTCTTCTTGGCGGTTATTGTTATCCGCGACGCCACCGGCATTCGCCGCTACCTGGGCCAGCATGGCCAAACCCTTAATGTTTTGGTCAAAGATTTGGGCGAAGACCAAATGCTTGATAAGAGCTACCCTCGCCTTCTGGAAAAAATCGGGCATACGCCAGCCCAAGTAATAGTCGGCAGTTTAATCGGATTCTTGGTAAGTTTATTCGGTTATCTTTTTTTCTAAAAATCATATTGCGATTTAAAATAGCCTTGGATAGCGCCAAGGCTATTTTAATTACCCCCAATCCTCCTCACCCCCTTGCCTGCCCCGTTCCTGCGGCGGATAAGGGAAGCGCCTAGCAACAGGCAGAGGTTGGGGGAATTTTGATATAAAAAAATCTCCCTCTTCAATTATGACAAAGAGGGAGATCCCCGGGCGGCCCGTTCACTTACTTCGTGAATAAAATCCGCTTGGTTGAACTCTGTTGGCCTGCCTGTAAACGTATGAAATATACGCCGCTGGCAACAGCCGAATTAGGTTTCCACACGACCGAATGAGACCCGGCTGGCATCCAGGCGTTGACAATAGTGTCGACCTTCTGGCCGGATAACGTGTAGACCCCGAGTGTTATGTTTCTCGATTCCGCCAGAGTGAAGGGAATTGTCGTGGAAGGGTTGAAGGGGTTGGGGTAGTTCTGACCGAGAAAAAATGACATTGGCGCCAATTCTCCAACCGACGTTCGGATGCCCATTTTTTCTCTAAGCATTCCGATGAAAGCTCTTACTGATTCAACTTCGCCGGGATATTTGCTTAAAAGTTGCTCTTCCCAGGAAAGAGGAACCGTTTTTCCCGCGAATTTCTGGGATGCCGCCAAAAAGACTTTAACGGCCCAGTCAAGATCGGCCGCTTCGAATACCCCGTTTTTATCAATATCGCACAGGATATTCAAATCCTCCTGGGAATAATAGATGTTGTCTGCCCTTATCTCAAAAAACATTGTATAGAGGATATACACATCCTCTAATTCAAAGGGCACTCCGTTAAAATTGAGGTCATCCGGCTTTACGGTGGTGAAGTTAAAATACATCTCCGCGCCGTAATATAAAGTAGACCATTCCCGGTCTTTTTTCGCCTGGATGTTATTAACCACGACCTTCATCACTGAAGGCTTGGGGTTATCGGAATTGTAATTGGACATGATTGTCCAACCTATCCTTGATTCTTTGCCCTGGCCCAGGATACACCAGATACTCCTATTGCCATCGTGCGGATCAGGAAAAAATCCGAAATTTTCCCCCACCAGATATTCGCCCGGCATACGAACAACGGATTCATGCCCCGTCTTTTCGTAGACCGTGAATGTTACCTTAAAAGCTTCCGCCCCCTGAAGAATATCTCCGAAGGCATTGAACCAAAATTCCAGCTCTGCAATTTCCCCGTCTTCGCCGAGAACATTGAGAGCTATTGCGTAATTGTCCTGAATATAGGTGGTCCCCCCAAATTCGG is a window encoding:
- a CDS encoding murein L,D-transpeptidase, with amino-acid sequence MLQTEFAERIGNRAEIDSDYQNEIIQDALRRFAAADIKESQYFLYADRNSERQLIFVCFFDYDSKEIVEIGREKISTGNPQRKGDYFFTPTGIFKNTVKNSSYRALGTKNEQGWRGLGEKGSRVWDFGWQRSYKIINGAKMFIDIRLLLHATDPDFGEQRLGERDSKGCIRISGNLNRFLDHFGIIDKDYEKQRHWSLEKSRNPVFYQGEYLLVGDSGEFAEKNKAGG
- the gyrB gene encoding DNA topoisomerase (ATP-hydrolyzing) subunit B → MAKNNILKKKETKSAYGAEQITVLEGLEPVRKRPGMYIGSTSATGLHHLIWEVVDNGIDEAMAGFATEIGVTLLSESMVEISDNGRGIPVDKHKATGLSALETVLTKLHAGGKFGENGGYKVSGGLHGVGVSVVNALSEYLKAEVHRDGKIWVQEYKRGKPLKKVKPAGASKKTGTIITFKPDTTIFTELEFNWGKVLDRLRQQAYLTKGITIRVSDRRSGHREKDYKFHFEGGIKSYIKALNRGETVKNETIFYVEKEINNSKVEVALQYNDQFNETVMSFANNINNPEGGTHLVGFRTALTRTLNSYARNHNLLKEKEENLTGDDVREGLTAIVSVKLTDPQFEGQTKSKLGNAEMKTYVEQVFGDSFMIFLEEHPKEAEAIIGKCVLSAQARIAARTARASILRKGALDGMTLPGKLSDCSSRHPEECELYIVEGDSAGGSAKQGRDRKFQAILPLRGKILNVERARLDKMLANNEIKNLVIALGTNIDEQFDLAKLRYHRVIIMTDADVDGAHIRTLLLTLFFRHFAPLVTNGNLYIAQPPLYQVKKGTAIKYAYSDEEKERIVKDLGGEVIEVEEKEAEENEEAENIEEKEEVKKKTANRITIQRYKGLGEMNPVQLWETTMNPEQRIIKQVTVEDAAAADKIFDMLMGDDVAPRKHFIQTHAKKVENLDI
- a CDS encoding divergent PAP2 family protein; translation: MYNILLLPILSGLIAQTLKFFFKANGEKFSFKNVFAYAGMPSGHSAIVVSLATIILLDLGLSSPLFAVSFFLAVIVIRDATGIRRYLGQHGQTLNVLVKDLGEDQMLDKSYPRLLEKIGHTPAQVIVGSLIGFLVSLFGYLFF
- a CDS encoding T9SS type A sorting domain-containing protein, translating into MKKFMVVALAVIIFGVVPSFASFASEFGGTTYIQDNYAIALNVLGEDGEIAELEFWFNAFGDILQGAEAFKVTFTVYEKTGHESVVRMPGEYLVGENFGFFPDPHDGNRSIWCILGQGKESRIGWTIMSNYNSDNPKPSVMKVVVNNIQAKKDREWSTLYYGAEMYFNFTTVKPDDLNFNGVPFELEDVYILYTMFFEIRADNIYYSQEDLNILCDIDKNGVFEAADLDWAVKVFLAASQKFAGKTVPLSWEEQLLSKYPGEVESVRAFIGMLREKMGIRTSVGELAPMSFFLGQNYPNPFNPSTTIPFTLAESRNITLGVYTLSGQKVDTIVNAWMPAGSHSVVWKPNSAVASGVYFIRLQAGQQSSTKRILFTK